The following are encoded in a window of Geobacter metallireducens GS-15 genomic DNA:
- a CDS encoding BPTI/Kunitz domain-containing protein, with protein MNRKIARIGKKAGLGEGEIRSFVRIGMSGLMALIISAFTGSAQADATVPLQDHVKPQAKEPLPEKCRLKPDGGPCKALFWKYYFDPKTNECKEFVYGGCEGVVPFETREECAQECLAQQAEPVIPDDDCGGPFPGYPCGTKYYTVSVRDFRHLSR; from the coding sequence ATGAACAGGAAAATTGCTCGAATCGGGAAAAAGGCGGGTCTTGGAGAAGGCGAGATCAGGAGCTTCGTCAGGATCGGCATGTCGGGGCTTATGGCATTGATCATTTCCGCCTTTACTGGTTCGGCCCAGGCTGATGCCACGGTTCCTCTTCAAGATCACGTAAAACCCCAGGCCAAGGAGCCGCTGCCGGAGAAGTGCCGCCTCAAGCCGGACGGCGGTCCCTGCAAGGCCCTGTTCTGGAAATACTATTTTGACCCGAAGACCAATGAGTGCAAGGAGTTCGTCTACGGGGGCTGCGAAGGCGTGGTTCCCTTCGAAACCAGGGAGGAGTGCGCACAGGAGTGCCTCGCCCAGCAGGCGGAGCCGGTGATTCCCGATGACGACTGTGGCGGTCCCTTCCCCGGTTATCCCTGCGGCACCAAGTACTACACCGTGAGCGTCCGGGATTTCCGGCACCTCTCCCGCTGA
- a CDS encoding radical SAM/SPASM domain-containing protein has protein sequence MNGAYTLECAVWEFTLACNLNCIHCGSSAGSRRTDELTTDEAVALCHDLKEAGCLGVALMGGEPLLRKDFWQIAGLIRKLGMELSVITNGTIHDPEIFARLRELDPRAVAVSLDAATPAIHDHIRGRSGAFRETWDFIRAAGEAGLPVSVITTVHRMNLTELTALREQLLRKNVAWQIQVAGAEGRRFPRELLLDEEEFYSVGLFIASTRKAYPIHAMPVIGAHDMGYHSLMLDNISLTGEWTGCQAGVSVIGIQSNGNIKGCLSMDDSTIAGNVRETSVRDLWRSAGAFPYSRGFTADDAGENCRVCPHLATCKGGCNEMSLMKTGEFHNDPYCFHRIEQHIFERELRNPWYRLLLKARRRLATLGARGNEKRLRDSFLGHR, from the coding sequence GTGAACGGCGCCTATACCCTCGAATGCGCGGTTTGGGAGTTTACCCTGGCCTGCAACCTGAACTGCATCCACTGCGGGTCGAGCGCGGGGAGCAGGAGAACCGACGAGCTGACGACCGACGAGGCCGTGGCCCTGTGTCATGACCTGAAAGAGGCCGGCTGCCTCGGCGTTGCCCTCATGGGGGGCGAGCCGCTCCTGAGGAAGGATTTCTGGCAGATCGCCGGCCTCATCAGGAAGCTCGGCATGGAGCTCTCCGTCATCACCAACGGGACGATTCATGACCCCGAGATCTTCGCGCGGCTCAGGGAACTGGACCCCCGCGCCGTTGCCGTGAGCCTCGATGCCGCAACCCCCGCCATCCACGACCATATCCGGGGGCGGAGCGGCGCCTTCCGGGAAACCTGGGATTTCATCCGGGCGGCAGGGGAGGCGGGACTGCCGGTGAGCGTCATCACCACGGTCCACAGGATGAACCTGACGGAACTTACGGCTCTGCGGGAGCAGTTGCTGAGGAAAAACGTTGCGTGGCAGATCCAGGTGGCCGGGGCCGAGGGAAGGAGATTCCCCCGGGAGTTGCTCCTGGACGAGGAAGAGTTCTATTCCGTGGGGCTCTTCATCGCCTCCACCCGAAAAGCGTACCCGATTCACGCGATGCCGGTCATCGGCGCCCATGACATGGGCTACCACTCCCTGATGCTGGACAACATCTCGTTGACCGGTGAGTGGACGGGGTGCCAGGCCGGGGTGTCGGTCATCGGCATCCAGAGCAACGGCAACATCAAGGGGTGCCTCTCCATGGACGACAGCACCATTGCCGGCAATGTGCGGGAGACGTCGGTCCGCGATCTCTGGCGGAGCGCCGGGGCTTTCCCCTATTCGCGGGGCTTTACCGCCGACGACGCCGGGGAGAACTGCCGCGTATGCCCGCACTTGGCCACGTGCAAGGGGGGATGCAACGAGATGTCCCTCATGAAGACCGGGGAATTCCACAACGATCCCTACTGCTTCCACCGGATCGAGCAGCACATTTTCGAGAGAGAGCTGCGAAACCCCTGGTACCGGCTCCTGTTGAAGGCGCGCAGGAGGCTCGCGACCCTCGGCGCCCGGGGGAATGAAAAAAGGCTGAGGGACTCGTTTCTCGGCCACCGGTAG
- a CDS encoding PaaI family thioesterase, whose product MYEHLYDEPMGEDVALPFELPEWIACAPFEEYLGMTIEEAEGGKARLTMPFQVKHAQGKGLMHGGAVTALADTAVAMAIKSMLPEGSHFVTTELNLKFHAPIHGGTVTARAEAIREDERTIRGVAEVFDEKGVKTATFTSVFRIRRR is encoded by the coding sequence ATGTACGAGCATCTCTACGACGAACCCATGGGAGAGGATGTGGCGCTCCCCTTCGAGCTTCCCGAGTGGATCGCCTGTGCCCCCTTCGAGGAATACCTGGGGATGACTATCGAGGAGGCCGAGGGGGGGAAGGCGCGCCTCACCATGCCGTTCCAGGTGAAACACGCCCAGGGAAAGGGGCTCATGCACGGCGGCGCCGTCACCGCCCTGGCCGATACGGCGGTGGCCATGGCCATCAAGAGCATGCTCCCCGAAGGGAGCCACTTCGTGACCACCGAACTCAATCTGAAATTCCATGCCCCCATCCACGGGGGAACGGTCACGGCCAGGGCCGAGGCCATCCGGGAAGACGAGCGGACCATCAGGGGGGTGGCGGAGGTCTTTGACGAAAAAGGGGTGAAGACCGCCACCTTTACCTCGGTTTTTCGGATCAGGCGGCGGTGA
- a CDS encoding ATP-binding protein, translating into MRFYNREKELARLMEIATLSEESAHLAVITGRRRVGKTELIRKFAEGRDDFLYFFVSKKKPRVLLDEFRDLLAARVPLLASASFGSFDDFFRALFEITKERPLFIVFDEFQNFQQVDPAVFSTLQDLWDRNKGTIKGTIVCIGSVQTLMREIFEGAKEPLFGRVTARLYVEPLIPDVVATILADHQVDAVRHLPFFFTLFGGIPKYYFLLDRYRLFGKTPAEIIRKFFCETDALLQNEGKDLLVEEFGKNYHLYFSILQVIAGGENQMARIADKSGINVNSISKYLDELTSYYQVIERRLPVTATRQEQKTGRYYLKDPLLRFWFRYIYRNQSLIEIGDEEGLLGKIQADLSTFMGWSFEELIRAMLLKRNDGTVVPFGFTRIGGFWTKRGDVEIDIVALNEEDGAIFFGECKLSGSRFSVADARRLKEKAKAVPWRTGDRREHFVLFCMDDLESDAEQALAAEGVGVVRLRQLLSVP; encoded by the coding sequence ATGCGTTTTTATAACAGGGAAAAAGAACTTGCCCGCCTAATGGAAATAGCCACCCTCTCGGAAGAGTCGGCCCACCTGGCGGTCATCACCGGCAGGCGCCGGGTCGGCAAGACCGAACTGATCCGAAAGTTCGCCGAAGGACGGGACGACTTTCTCTATTTCTTCGTGTCGAAGAAAAAACCTCGCGTTCTGCTCGATGAATTCCGGGATCTCCTGGCCGCACGGGTGCCGCTGCTGGCCTCGGCATCCTTCGGGAGCTTTGACGATTTCTTCCGCGCTCTTTTCGAAATCACGAAAGAGCGCCCGCTGTTTATCGTCTTCGACGAGTTCCAGAACTTCCAGCAGGTGGACCCGGCGGTCTTTTCGACGCTCCAGGATCTGTGGGACCGGAACAAGGGCACCATCAAGGGGACCATCGTCTGCATCGGGTCGGTGCAGACCCTCATGCGCGAGATCTTCGAGGGCGCCAAGGAACCGCTCTTCGGTCGAGTGACCGCCCGGCTCTACGTGGAGCCCCTGATCCCCGACGTGGTTGCCACAATCCTTGCCGACCACCAGGTTGATGCGGTCAGGCACCTCCCCTTCTTCTTCACCCTCTTCGGCGGCATCCCCAAATACTATTTCCTGCTCGACCGCTACCGGCTCTTCGGCAAAACTCCGGCGGAGATCATCCGAAAATTCTTCTGCGAGACCGACGCCCTCTTACAGAACGAGGGGAAAGACCTCCTGGTGGAGGAGTTCGGCAAGAACTATCATCTCTACTTCTCCATCCTTCAGGTTATCGCCGGCGGCGAGAACCAGATGGCCCGCATCGCCGACAAGTCGGGGATCAACGTCAACAGCATCAGCAAATACCTCGACGAACTGACCTCCTACTACCAGGTCATCGAGCGACGGCTGCCGGTGACGGCGACCCGGCAGGAGCAGAAAACCGGCCGCTACTACCTGAAGGATCCGTTGCTCCGTTTCTGGTTCCGGTACATCTACCGCAACCAGAGCCTGATCGAGATCGGCGACGAAGAGGGGCTTCTGGGCAAGATCCAGGCAGATCTCTCGACCTTCATGGGGTGGTCGTTCGAGGAGTTGATCCGCGCCATGCTCCTGAAGCGCAATGACGGCACGGTGGTTCCGTTCGGCTTCACCCGGATCGGCGGATTCTGGACCAAGCGGGGGGATGTGGAGATTGACATCGTGGCGCTCAACGAGGAGGATGGAGCGATCTTCTTCGGCGAATGCAAGTTGAGCGGCAGCAGGTTCAGCGTGGCCGATGCCCGGCGGCTAAAGGAAAAGGCCAAGGCTGTCCCATGGCGCACCGGCGACCGGCGGGAGCATTTTGTCCTTTTCTGTATGGACGACCTTGAGAGCGACGCGGAACAGGCCCTTGCCGCCGAAGGGGTCGGCGTCGTAAGGCTTCGCCAGCTGCTATCGGTGCCATAA